In the genome of Abyssalbus ytuae, the window TAAATCCTACACTTTTATTATGGTTTAACCGTTGTCTTAAAATTTAATAAAGTTATATATTATTCGCTTTATTAAACAATAACTTTTAAGGCATGAAGTATCCCTATGTGATAGTTGATAATCAAACACAGGCGATCGACAGGTTAAAGGAAGCTTTCAGGGATTATCCTGAGTATTATTGTGTTGGTATTTCAGGAAATCGTGACGATGCTGTCAGTTTAATTCTGGATAAATCTCCACGGCTGGTCTTCCTCGAAGTTGAAATACCTGATTGTTACAATAACATGAGTGTTTTCTCACTTATCAATGAACTAAAAAAATACATTGATACCTTACCGGAAATTATAGTTACAACTACCTCTGATCAATATGCCATAGAAGCAATACGAAATGGCGTTCATGATTATTTATTGAAGCCGCTTAGTAACAATTACCTGAAAATGGCATTGCTCCGTTTTTCAAAAAAACAGCAAGAGTTACCTGAAACAATTTGTGTAAAATCTCATGGAGATTACAGGTATGTTAATATGAATGAAGTACTTTATTTAAAGGCAGATAACAACACTACCGATTTTTATATGTCGGATGGAAAAACAATAGGAGCATATAAGACTTTGAAGTATTTTGAAGAAAGCCTTCCAAAATATTTTGTGCGCATTCATAATAGTTACATAATAAATACAAATTATGTAACCAGGATTCATTTTGGAAAATCCAAATTTTCTATTAAAGATTTTACTGATACTATACCCTTCTCTAAATCTTACAAAGAGAATGTAGAATTAATAAAAAATAATTTGTCTCAACAAAACTTGTTATACGTTTAGAAAAAATTAGATAAATTCATCTACCATTTAAAAGCGTCCAGTTACTCATAAATGAATACTATCTACTAATAAGAATACTAAACACTATAGTCAGGTAAAAATTCTGGATAAATTTGAATGAAATTAAAAACTAAATCATAGATGTGATTTAGTTTTTAATTAAAAAATAAAATTCTAATTAATAAAACTTTTGTAATAATCATAAAACAACTATTTAGTATGAAAAAATTTAGACTTTTAATTATAGCTTTTTTGTTTGCTCCTATGGTTTTAACCACTACTTCCTGCGAAAATGAAGATAACACGGCAGAATTATATGAATTAGATATTCAAGATAATATAACTGCTACTGGTTCAGAAACTGAATATGAAAATGATGGGGGAGATGAGCCAGGTCAGAATTGACAATAAATTATTTATTTAAAATAAAATAAAACATTAAAAAAATTAAGGGCTGCAGAGTGTAAGCCCTTAATTTTTTTTAATTCTTTTTTTTAAACAAAGTCTACATAATATTGTATTTTTATGTAAATCATTTAGATTAAATTTAAATAAATGCATATTTGAATGTCCAAGTATATATTTATATTTTGCTTTGTTTTAATTGTCATTGGCTGCTCTCGAGCAAAAAAACTTTCTAATATAAATACTTTGCCAGTTATTGATAGTATAAACTACTTCATTAAAGAAGCAAATCAAAAAACTTTGGATTATAAAATTAGAGGAATGTGGGCTTTAAAGGCGAGATATTTAGTGCCGGAAATACCAGATTCTCTAAAACCGAGATATTATTATGATATAGCTATAAGCTTTTATAGAATTAAGGATTTTGAAAAATATCATGATATAAGTTTAAAAGCTTTAAAAAGTGCTAAAAAAAATGAAAAAGATACTATTTATGCAGAATCACTTTATAATTTGGCTTATTACTATTTAAATAAAAATTATAGAAGTGATAGTGCCTATTTTTATTTTAATGAGATGGAAAAAGCATACTCAAAAATTAAGGATACTTTGAAAATAGGCCAAGCAATATTAAATAAGGGAATTGTACAACAAGGCGAAAATGATTATTTTGGGGCTCAAGCGACTGTTGTAAGAGCTATTCCTTATTTTGAAATTGTAAAGGACGATCGTTTTTTATCCTCTGCATATAACACTTTAGCTAATTTAGACATTGAATTAGGAGAATATAATAATGCTATTCAAAATCATCAAAAAGCATTAGCATATCGTCGGAAATTAGAAAATAAATATTTAGAAGCCCATTCTTTAAATAATATTGGGGTAGTTTACAAAGAGCAAAAGAAATATGATAAAGCGATTGAGTATTATTCTCAAGCTTTGTCTTATAAGAACCTTTATGAAGAAAAGCCATTGTTTTATGCTAAGGTTCTAGATAATTTAGCGTATGCTAAATTTAAATCAGGAATAAAAAGTGATCTACCCACATTATTCTATAAAGCTTTTAAAATAAAAGATAGTCTTAAAGATTTTATAGGTATACTTTCATCAAAGATTAAATTAGCTGAATACTTTGAAGAGAATAATAAGAAAGATTCAGCAAAATTTTATGCTTATGAAGCAAAAGAATTAGCCGAAAAACTTAAACTTAAAGATGAACAATTAAAAGTTTTGAGTGTGTTATCGCGTTTAGAATCCGAAGAGAAAGCTTTAGCTTTTAGTCAGCAATATATAGCTATTAGTGATAGTCTTCAAATGCAGGAGCGTACATCTCGTAATCAGTTTGCCCGTATCCGTTTTGAAACCGATCAGATAGTTTCGGAAAATGAAAAAATTACAAGGGAAAAAGAACTTTTGGTGTTTGTTATTGCAATTTTATTTACCTTGGGGTTACTGTTGTATATTATTATAAAACAAATGAACCAGAATAAAGAGTTAATGTACCAGCAACAACAGCAACAGGCAAATGAAGAAATTTATAATTTAATGCTTTCACAACAAATTAAACTTGAAGAAGGGCGACAACTGGAAAAACAACGGATTTCAAGAGATCTGCATGACGGGGTTTTGGGTAGTTTATTTGGCACCAGGCTAAGCCTTGAAAGTTTAATACTAAGGGATACTCAAAACAGTGAAGAAAAATCAAGACATATACGTGAACTTAAAAAAATTGAACAGGAAATAAGAAATATTTCTCACGATTTAAGTTCAGAATTGTTTTCGTCAGACCTTGGGTATGTGGAAGTAGTGGAAAAACTTATTAAAACACAAACCAGTATTACCAATCTGGATTTTGAGTTTATAAACAATGCCGATATAAAATGGGACAGGGTTTCCAGCAAAGTAAAAATACATTTGTACCGAATTATACAGGAGGCATTGCAAAACATAAATAAACATGCTCATGCAACTAAAGTAAGGGTTAAACTCCTGGAAAATAAAAAATCTATACATTTGGAAATTGTGGATAATGGAGTGGGGTTTAAAGTAGACAAAACAAAAGGTGGTATTGGCCTTAAAAATATAGAAACACGGGTTTTGGAAGTATCTGGGAAAATAAATATTACAAGTGAAAAAAATAAAGGAACTACAATGACAATAAATGTTCCTTTACAATAAATCAAAATAATGGAAAACATAGTTAGAATTTTAATGATCGATGACCATCCCATGATCATCGAAGGTTATCAAAACACTTTGTTGGGAAATAAAAAAGAAGGAAATTATGAACTGGACATAAGTATAGCAAATACATGTGACCAGGCATTTGAAAAAATAAAAAGCTCCGCCTCATCTGCCACTCCGTTCGATGTTTTGTTTATAGACATAAATTTACCACCGTCCTCTAACGGTACCATTACCTCGGGGGTAGATTTAGCAGTACATGCAAAACGTTTATTGCCGGATGCAAAAATTATTATCCTTACTATGCACAATGAAGATTTTCGTATTCACAATGTGTTAAAAAATGCCGATCCGGATGGGTTTTTGATAAAGAGTGATTTAACTTCTGAAGAATTGATTTTAGCCTTCAATTCCATAATGTCCGGTACACCCTATTATAGCTCAACGGTAAATAACCATTTCAGAAAACGCATAAAAAATAACTTTACCCTCGATGAAAAAAATATAAAAATATTATATCACTTATCCCGGGGAGTAAAAACCAAAAACCTTACCAATTATATAGGGCTGTCATTAAGTGCTATTGAAAAACGAAAAAGCCAGATAAAAGAACTGTTTGATATAGCCGAAGGTGATGATGAAGCACTACTCGGTGAAGCCCGTAAAAGAGGATTTATATAATATTCAAAAAAAATGTTAAAGTATGAGGTTTAACCGTAACATTTTTGATTTGTTAAAATAAAGGTTATAAATATTTTATACATACTTTTGAATTAGATAAAAAACTGAGTTTGAAAAGAAACTAAGATTAAGATTTAGTAAAACGCATTACCTTAAATTAGTTTGAGAACAGGTTTAAGATGCAAATCTTTAAAATGAGTTTTTAGTTTCTTTAAAAAGTCAAATGGTGTTAATTCTCTTCAAGCCTATTCGTAAATCCATTATGACTTAGGGGGGCAAACTCAGTTTTTTTATTTTGAATTAGCACAGCTAACAGGTTAAAGTTAAAATAAAATTACGGGTTTTCCGTAATTTTTTTATGTCCTATCAACTTTACTATAAAAAGTAGATTATATATTTTTACAAATATAAAACTGAGTTTGAGAGAAGCTAAAATTTTTCAAAAGCACATCCTAAAGTAGTTTGAGAACAGGTTTAAGATGCAATCCTTATTAATATTAAGAATTAGTTTTAGTTTCTTTGGTCATTTGTTTTTATTCTCTTCAAGCCTATTCAATAACAAATGACCTAGGGGGACAAACTCAGTTTTTTTATTGTATACAAGTTCGTTTTTTCTTATACTCCTTTTTGTTCGAATACTCTATTTAACTGCTTCAATTTTTTGTAGCTTTGTATGGCTATTTTAATAAGATGGAAGAAGAAAAAGTAATTTTAGTTAATGAAAAAAACGAACAAATTGGTGTAATGGGAAAAATGGAAGCCCATGAAAAAGCTTTACTCCACAGGGCATTTTCCGTGTTTGTTTTCAATAATAAAGGAGAAACATTACTCCAAAAAAGAGCATTACACAAATATCATTCTCCGGGATTATGGACCAATACATGCTGCAGCCATCAAAAGGAAGGTGAAAGTAATATAGAAGCAGGAAAAAGAAGATTAATGGAAGAAATGGGATTTACAACCTCCCTTGAAGAATCCGTTTCCTTTATTTATAAAGCACCTTTTGATAATGGATTGACGGAGCATGAATATGATCATGTTTTAACAGGGAGATTTGAAGGTGAACCTAATATAAACCCAGATGAGGTGGTAGAGTGGAAATGGATGAATCTGGAAGATATTAAAAATGATATCGGTTTGCAGCCCCATATCTATACTGAGTGGTTTAAAATTATTTTTGATAATTTTTATAATCATTTAAAAAAACAATCGGATGAAAGTAAAAGTTAGCAGGAAAGCTCATTTTAATGCTGCTCACAGATTGTATAATAATAAGTGGGACTTAGATAAAAACACTGCTGTGTTTGGTAAATGTAATAACCCTAATTTTCACGGGCATAATTATGAATTAATAGTGAGTGTAACAGGGCATATCCATCCTGAAACCGGATATGTGATGGACATGAAAGAACTTAAGGAACTTATTTATAATGAAATAGAGCAGGTATTTGATCATAAAAATCTGAATCTGGATGTGGATGAATTCAAAAACCTTAATCCAACTGCCGAAAATATAGCTGTAGTTATATGGAATAAGTTGAGGCCATATATAGCTGAAGAAAATGAGCTTGAAGTGGTTTTATTCGAAACACCCCGTAATTTTGTAACATATACAGGTGTTTAAATGAGTTTACAACCGGGAAATACAATACCGTTTTTCAGGCTTAAGGATCAAAACGGCAAAGAATTTGACATTTCTTCTTTAATAGGAAAACAACCTTTTGTAATATATTTTTATCCTAAAGATTTTACACCAGGCTGCGTAAAAGAAGCCTGTAGTTTTAGAGATAATTATGAAACCTTCAAGGAAATGGGTGCCGAAGTGATCGGAATCAGTTCGGATTCTGAAAACAAACACCAAAAATTTTCAACAACCTATAATTTACCTTTCACTTTACTTTCAGATCCCCGCAATAAAGTCCGGGAACTTTTTGGGGTAAAGAAAAATCTTTTCGGTTTGCTTCCTGGCAGGGAAACATACGTATGTAACAGCGAAGGAAAAGTAATGATGGTATTTAATAGTGTTAAATCGGCCGCACATATAGAAAAAGCATTAACCATATTAAAAAATATAAAAAAATGAATTTATATCCTCTAAAATTTAAACCAATATACAAAGAACGCATTTGGGGAGGGACCAAGTTAAACAGCGAATTAAATAAAGATGCAGAAGGAGATTTAATAGGAGAAAGTTGGGAACTTTCTGATGTTAAAGGTGATGTGTCAATAATTTCTAATGGAAATTTACAAGGAAGATCATTAGAAGAAGTCATACAGCAAAGCAAAGAAGAATTATTAGGAAAAAGTGTGGTAGAGAGGTTTGGGAACAAGTTTCCCGTTCTTATAAAATTCATTGATGCTAAACAGGACCTTTCCATTCAATTACATCCTCATGATGACCTGGCCATGAAAAGACATAATTCCTTTGGAAAGACCGAAATGTGGTACATCATGCAAGCTGATCCCGGAGCCAAACTAATAGTAGGATTTAATAAAGATGTTAGCAAGGAAGAATACGTACAACATCTGCAGGGCGGTACTCTTCTGGATATTTTAAATTATGAGACTGTAAAAGAAGGAGATACTTTTTTTATCAATACCGGAAAAATTCACGCTATAGGTGCAGGTGTATTATTAGCCGAAATACAGCAGACATCCGATATAACTTACCGGGTGTACGATTTTAACAGGAAGGATAAAGACGGAAATACCCGCGAACTTCATACCGAACTGGCTGTCGATGCAATTGATTATAAAAAGAAAGATGATTTCAAGGTAAAATATGAAGCTACTAAGAATAAACACAATAATATGGTAGCATGTAAATATTTTACCACTAACTACCTTGATATAAATGGTAAACTAACTGTTAACCTGGAAGAAAGAGATTCCTTTACCATCTATATGTGTGTAAGTGGTTCGGCACAAATAGATACCTCAAACGGAAGTGAAACCATACAAAGAGGGGAAACAATATTGATACCTGCTGCTATTAAAAATTTAGATATTAAAGCAGGTTCAGCTAAATTATTGGAAGTTTATATTTAAATTTACATAAAAACAAAAACACACATGGCTAGTATAAGAGATTTAAAAAAAGATATAAATAACGCTTTTGGAGAAATAATAGAAGCAGTATATGTATGGGAACTTGCCTCGGGGAAAAAGAATTCAAAAGAAGGAAATGCTATCATAGATGATGCTATAAGTGCTTTTGACGAGCTTATTACCAAGATAAACAACAGAAAAGTTAAAGACAGAAGTAAACATTTAATATCTGTAAATAAGGAGTTTGAAGAAAAGGCCACAGCATTAATTGAAAGGCTGAACAAATTAGATTAAAAAAAAACTTCAAAATATTTGTAAATATTAAATTCAATCTTAAATTTGCACCCGCCTTACAATAGTAAGGCATAAGGCCGGCATAGCTCAGTTGGCCAGAGCACGTGATTTGTAATCTCGGGGTCGTGGGTTCGAATCCCTCTGCCGGCTCAAAAAGCTTCCTCATTTCAGGAAGCTTTTTTGTTTTAAATTATTCGCTAGAAGTATATTAGAATTATTATTTCCGTATATAATTTAAACCATACAGAAATTTAAAAGTAATTTTTCCGGTATATCTTTAAAAACTTAAACAGCAGTCAGCTCAGATTATTAAGAACAGGTATTTTTATGTTTATCGAAGGATGAGTTCTTTTACCAGCTCTTTTCCCAGTTCTTCATTTATCATCTTTATAATTTTTTCTTTTCCGTAGCTTAGTTCTTCTCTCAAAACAGAAGAAGATAAAGAAACATATAAAGTTGTATTTTTTAATTGTACATCAGCAGTATAATTATTTACGCCTTTGCCCATTAAATTTACCCATGCTTCCCTCACGTTCACCCTATCTATTCCTTTTTCAAGTTTATTCTCATGAATAAACTCTTTCAGGGCATCACTTAAAGAAATATGTTCGTTATGTCGTGGCATGAGTATTATTAATTTTTACAAAGGTAATACCTAATTTATTAAACTACAGTTGAAACATTTTGAAACTTAAGCCGGTTTCTTTTATAACGCTTTCAGTCCTGCCGGCATGTGTATCACTGATAAAAATTTGCCCGAACCCCTCTTCGTTTACTAATTTTATAATTTGTGCTACCCGGCTCTCATCTAATTTATCAAAAATATCATCCAGTAGAAGAATGGGGGTTACACCTGCCTGCTCCTTTATAAAGTCAAATTGAGCAAGTTTTAAAGCTATTAAAAAGGATTTTTGTTGTCCCTGGCTTCCAAATTTCTTTACAGGGTAATTTTCTATTTCAAAATTCAGGTCGTCTTTATGAATACCTACAGATGTATACTGTAAAGCTTTGTCTTTATTTATATTTTGTTCCAGCAGCGTTTTTAAATCATTTTCAAATAAATGGCTTTCATATACAAGGTCTACATTTTCTTTTCCTCCGGATATAGATTCATACCTTTTTTTAAAAATAGGAATAAACAGTTCGAGAAAGTCTTTCCGGGCTTTAAAAACATAATAGCCAAAGTCATTTAACTGCTCATTGTATATGGAAAGCGTTTCGGGGTCAAAAGTATTGTTTAAAGCAAAATATTTTAATAAAGAGTTACGTTGCGAAACAGTTTTGTTGTAATTAATAAGGTTTTTTAAATATACTTTGTCGCTTTGCGATATAACACTGTCAATAAATTTTCTTCTTGTTTCGCTTCCCTCAATTATAAGATCCCTGTCTGCCGGCGAAATGATAACCAGGGGTAAAAAACCTATATGGTCCGAAAACTTCTCGTAGGCCTTCCCATTTCTTTTAATTACCTTTTTCTGTCCCTTTTTTAAACTGCAAATTATTTTTTCATTCCTCTCATTTTTTTCAAAATCGCCGTCAATCACAAAAAAGTTTTCATTGTGTTTAATATTTTGTGTGGCAACGGGGTTAAAATAACTCTTTCCAAATGACAAATGATAAACAGCATCCAGTACATTTGTTTTGCCTACACCGTTATTGCCGGTAAGGCAATTTATTTTAGGATTAAATTCAAAAGTTTCAGAAGAAAAGTTCTTGTAATTAATAAGCGATATTTTTTTTAAAAACATATTCTGTTACGGCATTAAATTCTGTCTTTCAATGTGCTAAAATAAGAGTAAAATATTCAAAATTATCAAATAAAATGTCTTTCCTTTTGGAATAAAAATTTTATTTTTGCGGGGCTTAAATAAAAGGAATAAAATGGCAACTTATAAAAAAAGAGGTTACAAACCACAAACCAAAAAAGAAGCTGAACATATTGAAGAGACCGAAAGCACTACAGCTGAGGTATTTAGCACTTTAGATGAGAAGGCATCGAAGACAGAAGAGTGGGTAGCCGGAAACCAAAAATATATTTTAGGAGTGATTGGTGCAGCAGTTTTGGTTGTATTGGCATATTTAGGATATCAGCAGTTCATTGTATCACCTGCAGAAGAAGAAGCATCCAATGAAATGTTTTTTGCACAGCAGTACTTTGATGAAGCCGTTAACAGTACAGATAAAGATTCATTGTTTACCCTGGCATTAAACGGGGCAGAAGGCAAATACGGTTTATTGGATATTATTGATAAGTACAGTGGCACAAAGGCGGCAAATCTGGCCAACTACAGTGCGGGAATGGCATATTTAAATATGAACGACTACGAAAATGCCATCACTTATCTTCAGAACTTTAAATCGGAAGACTTAATTTTGGGAGCCCTTGCAAAAGGTGGAATAGGCGATGCTTTTTCACAATTAGGACAATTGGAAGACGCATTAGAATACTACGAAAAAGCCTTTCAGTACAGCGACAATAATTTTACTACTCCTAAATTTCTATTAAAAGCAGGTATAGCTGCTATGGAGTTAGGCCAAAATGATAAAGCTGTTAAATACTTTCAAAGAATAAAAGACGAATATTCTACTTCTGAAGAAGGAAGGACCATAGATATTTATTTAGGGAAAGCCGAAAACACTAAACAGTAATGGCTACTGAAAATAAAAACTTATCTCATTACGATAAAGCTACAATCCCAAATGCGAAGAATTTTCGGTTTGGGATTGTTGTTTCCGAATGGAACAGCAATATAACCCATAACCTGTTTAAAGGAGCTAAAGAAGCACTTTTAGACTGTGGAGCCATTGAAAAAAACATCATAAAGTGGGATGTTCCCGGGAGTTTCGAACTTGTTTTCGGGGCAAAAAAAATGATTGAAAACCAAAATGTAGATGCCGTTATTGCCATTGGCAGTGTAATTCAGGGCGAAACAAAACATTTTGATTTTGTGTGCAGTGCCACGGCCCAAGGTATAAAAGACCTTAACGTACAACACAACACCCCGGTTATATTTTGTGTTCTTACCGATAATACCATGCAGCAGGCCATAGAAAGGAGCGGTGGTAAACACGGCAACAAAGGCACCGAAGCTGCCATAGCCGCCATTAAAATGGCTGCATTAGGAAAATAAACTCTCTTACTATTATTTTTCATTTTCCGGTTGTTAACATTTTTTAGCACATAATGCCCTTTATTCTATATCATTTTGAGTAATTTTGATTGAATTAAGATTATTTTGTTGTGAAGATTAATGTATTTAAAAGAAGAAAAAACAGGAGGTTTAATTACACACCCCGTTATTATGATGGTAAAGATATAGGTAATCCTTACGACCTGGATTCGAAATTTGCAAAATACAGAGAAACCACTAATAGCGGAGATTTGAGCTCTCAATGGAAGGAAGCCAGGGAGGCAAGCAGAAACAGAGGTAACCGGGAAGTAAATACCCGGTTAATCATTATAATAATTATTTTAGTTCTCATAACACTTTACATTTTCGATTTCGATCTTTCAATTTTTACCACTAGAAGATAAATGGCAGATATAATTAAGCTTTTACCGGATCATGTTGCCAATCAAATTGCAGCAGGGGAGGTGGTACAACGCCCTGCATCTGTTGTAAAAGAATTACTTGAAAACGCTATTGATGCAGGATCAACTCATATAAAACTCATTATAAAAGACGCTGGAAAAACGCTCATCCAGGTTATAGACAACGGTATGGGCATGAGCGCTACTGATGCAAGGCTTTCTTTTGAAAGGCATGCAACTTCTAAAATTCAAACAGCCGAAGATCTGTTTAAATTAAATACTAAAGGTTTCAGGGGTGAAGCACTGGCCTCTATTGCAGCTATTGCCCATGTAGAGATGAATACAAGGGAGGAAACCAACGATGTGGGGACAAAACTTATTATTGAAGGAAGTAAAGTTGTATCACAGGAGGTAACCGTTACCCCAAAAGGAACCTCGGTAGCTGTAAAAAACCTTTTTTATAACATTCCTGCCCGGCGTAATTTTTTAAAATCAGACAATGTAGAGCTAAGGCATATAACCGATGAGTTTCACAGGGTAGCCATGGCACACCCCAATGTGCATTTTGATTTTTATAACAACGGAAGTGAAATATTCAATTTGCCCGTTTCCAATTTAAGACAAAGGGTTGTAAATATATTTGGTGGTAAAACAAACGAAAAGCTGGTTCCCATCAGCGAAAATACCGAGGTGGTAAATATAAACGGATTTGTATGCAAGCCGGAATTTTCCAAAAAAACCAGGGGAGAACAGTTTTTCTTTGTCAATAACAGGTTTATAAAGAGTTCCTACCTGCATCATGCAGTTTCGGCAGCTTTTGAAGGCCTGATAAACGACAATGTACACCCCGGGTATTTTTTATATTTTGAGGTAAACCCTTCTTCTATTGATATTAACATACACCCTACCAAAACCGAAATAAAGTTTGATGATGAGCATACACTGTATGCTATTTTACGCTCCTCGGTAAAGCATAGCCTGGGGCAGTTTAATGTAGCCCCTGTTTTAGATTTTGAAAGGGATTCTAATTTAGACACTCCTTACAGTTATAAAAACAAGCAGGCAGGCGTGCCTGCCATAGAGGTTGATGCCGGCTTTAACCCCTTTAAGGAAGAAACTAAAAAAAGTTTTTCATCATCCGGTTTTAAAAAAGACAAAACCGCCAACTGGGAAAGTTTATATGTAGGCCTGGAATCAAAATCTAATTTTGAAAACGATTTCAGTACGGTTCAGTTTGAGTCGGAAGAAGTTACCGGTTCTTTTTTTGAGGATGAAAAAACAGGCACTGACGGGGCCATTACTTACCAGTTGCACCGAAAGTACATTGTTACCACCATAAAATCCGGTTTGGTTATTATAGATCAGTACCGGGCCCACCAACGGGTGTTATACGAACAGTTTTTAAAAAATATAACTGTAAAAGAAGGAGTAAGCCAGCAATTACTTTTTCCTTTAACCCTTACTTTTTCAAAAGCCGAAATGCAACTTCTGGGGGAGTTAAAAGAAAGCCTGGAAAGCACGGGGTTTGCCTTCTCCGGTTTTAAGGAAGACAGTGTTGAAATTACCGGGGTACCGGTAAATGTTACCGAAAGTGAAGCAGGAATATTGCTCGACCAGCTCCTGTCCGACTTTCAGCAGGAAGTACCTGACAGCGGATTTTCCCAAACCGACCTTCTGGCAAAAACCCTTAGTAAAACCCTGGCCATACGATCAGGTGAAAAATTGGATGTAAATTCACAGGAAGCTTTGGTAAATAATTTATTTGCGTGTAAGGAACCCGCAATTTCACCGTTTAATAAACAAACCTATATAACAATGGCGGTGAATGAAATTGATAATAAATTTTTGTAAATGATTAGAATTACTGACACTGTTAAGCACTTACTTATAATAAATGTACTGGTATGGATAGCTACCCTTACCATAGGTAATTACGGCGATGTTTTTAATAATTTATTCGCCCTGCACTTTCCAAAAAGCGAAATGTTTAAACCGTGGCAAATTTTTACCCATATGTTTATGCATGCTTCCTATTATCCTTCCGGTACAGGTA includes:
- the recF gene encoding DNA replication/repair protein RecF (All proteins in this family for which functions are known are DNA-binding proteins that assist the filamentation of RecA onto DNA for the initiation of recombination or recombinational repair.), which codes for MFLKKISLINYKNFSSETFEFNPKINCLTGNNGVGKTNVLDAVYHLSFGKSYFNPVATQNIKHNENFFVIDGDFEKNERNEKIICSLKKGQKKVIKRNGKAYEKFSDHIGFLPLVIISPADRDLIIEGSETRRKFIDSVISQSDKVYLKNLINYNKTVSQRNSLLKYFALNNTFDPETLSIYNEQLNDFGYYVFKARKDFLELFIPIFKKRYESISGGKENVDLVYESHLFENDLKTLLEQNINKDKALQYTSVGIHKDDLNFEIENYPVKKFGSQGQQKSFLIALKLAQFDFIKEQAGVTPILLLDDIFDKLDESRVAQIIKLVNEEGFGQIFISDTHAGRTESVIKETGLSFKMFQL
- a CDS encoding tetratricopeptide repeat protein, which produces MATYKKRGYKPQTKKEAEHIEETESTTAEVFSTLDEKASKTEEWVAGNQKYILGVIGAAVLVVLAYLGYQQFIVSPAEEEASNEMFFAQQYFDEAVNSTDKDSLFTLALNGAEGKYGLLDIIDKYSGTKAANLANYSAGMAYLNMNDYENAITYLQNFKSEDLILGALAKGGIGDAFSQLGQLEDALEYYEKAFQYSDNNFTTPKFLLKAGIAAMELGQNDKAVKYFQRIKDEYSTSEEGRTIDIYLGKAENTKQ
- the ribH gene encoding 6,7-dimethyl-8-ribityllumazine synthase, whose amino-acid sequence is MATENKNLSHYDKATIPNAKNFRFGIVVSEWNSNITHNLFKGAKEALLDCGAIEKNIIKWDVPGSFELVFGAKKMIENQNVDAVIAIGSVIQGETKHFDFVCSATAQGIKDLNVQHNTPVIFCVLTDNTMQQAIERSGGKHGNKGTEAAIAAIKMAALGK
- the mutL gene encoding DNA mismatch repair endonuclease MutL translates to MADIIKLLPDHVANQIAAGEVVQRPASVVKELLENAIDAGSTHIKLIIKDAGKTLIQVIDNGMGMSATDARLSFERHATSKIQTAEDLFKLNTKGFRGEALASIAAIAHVEMNTREETNDVGTKLIIEGSKVVSQEVTVTPKGTSVAVKNLFYNIPARRNFLKSDNVELRHITDEFHRVAMAHPNVHFDFYNNGSEIFNLPVSNLRQRVVNIFGGKTNEKLVPISENTEVVNINGFVCKPEFSKKTRGEQFFFVNNRFIKSSYLHHAVSAAFEGLINDNVHPGYFLYFEVNPSSIDINIHPTKTEIKFDDEHTLYAILRSSVKHSLGQFNVAPVLDFERDSNLDTPYSYKNKQAGVPAIEVDAGFNPFKEETKKSFSSSGFKKDKTANWESLYVGLESKSNFENDFSTVQFESEEVTGSFFEDEKTGTDGAITYQLHRKYIVTTIKSGLVIIDQYRAHQRVLYEQFLKNITVKEGVSQQLLFPLTLTFSKAEMQLLGELKESLESTGFAFSGFKEDSVEITGVPVNVTESEAGILLDQLLSDFQQEVPDSGFSQTDLLAKTLSKTLAIRSGEKLDVNSQEALVNNLFACKEPAISPFNKQTYITMAVNEIDNKFL